From the Pseudomonadota bacterium genome, the window TGAAGGCGATGTTTAAAACACCCTCCTGGGCGCTGTTGAGCTGCAGGAGCCTGGTCAGCAAAAATGGCCCCATCTCCGAGATGGTGGTTCGCAGCGGGTGGCCTTGTTCGCCTGTGATGTCCCAGAAGATCGTCGGGAAGCCCCGCGGGGTATGATCGTCGAGACCCATGGTGCGGGCGCGTTCGGTAAGTTTGGGGTCGGCAGTACCGGGTTGGCTAGTCCCGGATAAATCACCTTTGACGTCGGCTAAAAAGATCGGCACGCCGCGGCTCGACAAGCCCTCGGCGAGGACCTTCACGGACACGGTCTTGCCGGTGCCGGTGGCGCCGGCGATCAATCCATGGCGATTCGCGAGCTGCAACAGAAGCTGTTGCGGTGTCTCGCCCTTGCCTACGAATACAGCGTTGTCGGAGTGCATGATGCTCGGTTCCCAGGTTGCGGATGGAAGGAGTCAAGGCCGTGGCCGCTTAGAATCATGCGCTATTCTACCTGGAACCCATGCGTGCGACGGAAGTGCCAAGGCTAGGGCTACGCGTTGCGACGCACAGCTCTACCATTGGCGCTCGCGAGCCAAATTTCCTATACTCGCTATGTAAGCCGGGATTGTCCCAGCGGGTCACAGCGCGAGGAGGATCTATGACCGATAAATGCAAGAATATCCTGATGGTTTACCCGAAGTTTCCGCCCACTTACTGGGGCTCGCAATACTACCTTCCGCTCATCGGCAAAAAGGCGGCGATGCCGCCATTGGGCCTGATCACGCTCGCCGCAATGACGCCGGCGGACTATCGGATCCGCTTGGTCGATTTGAACTGCGAATCCCTGCAAGAAAGCGATCTAGCGTGGGCCGATATGGTCTGTCTCTCGGCTATGCTGACCCAAAAGTCCTCGTTATTTGAGACCGCGGCGCGCTCCCGAGCCGCGGGGAAGCTGGTTGTATTTGGCGGCCCCTATCCGACGGCCTGTTCCGAGGAATGCACCCCCCATTGCGACGTGCAGGTTCTAAACGAGGGCGAAATCACCTGGCGCGAGTTCCTCCAAGACCTGGAACGGGGCACATATAAGAGCGTCTACACCACTCCCGACAAACCCGATGTCACAAAAACGCCGGTGCCGAGGTTTGATCTGCTCAATCTCGATTACTATGCGATGAATTCGGTGCAGTTCTCGCGGGGCTGTCCTTATCTATGTGAATTCTGCGACATCACGGTGATGTTCGGGCGCAAGCCGAGAACCAAGACCCCGCCGCAGATGATGAAGGAGCTGGAAGCGATCTACGACACCGGTTTCCGCGGCGTGATTTTCGTCGTCGACGATAACTTCATCGGTAACAAAAAAGAAGCCAAGAAACTCCTGGCGGCGCTCGCCGTGTGGAATGCCGAGCGCGGCCACCCCTTCTTCTATGGGACCGAGGTGACGGTGAATCTTGCCGATGACGCCGAGCTGCTGGATCTCCTGGTCAAGGCGAATTTTATCTGGGTCTTCATGGGCATCGAAACGCCCTCAGCGGACAGCCTGAAGGAAACGCGTAAGTTCCAAAATTTAAAGGGTTCCTTGGTCGAGCACGTGTGGCGCATCCAGCGAGCTGGTCTGTTGACCTATGGCTCGTTCATCGTCGGGTTCGACAGCGACACTGATGATATCTTCGCCCGTCAGATCGCGTTTATTACCGATGCGTCCATAGCGAACGCGATGATCGGCCCGCTCGTGGCGCTGCCCGGGACGCCGCTCTTCGCGCGCATGAAGCAAACCGGCCGCTTGATCGAAGAGCTTACGGGTGACGAAGAACGAACGCTCGGATCAGGATACACGAATATCGTGACGCGCATTCCCCGCAAGCAGCTCTTAGAGGGGCATCTGCGCGTGATCCGGACGCTCTACGAACCGGAGGCGTATTTTAAGCGCGCGCTCGAAATGTTCTCCCGCATGTCGCATCCGGCCACCGCGGCCGGCCGCTTGAAACGTCTCTTCTTCTTAACCGCTTCCGGGGTGCGCAATCTCGTCTCGAAGTTAGTTAACGGAAAAATTTCTCTGCGAACTATTTGGAGTCAATACCGGCAGCAACGACGCATCTATAAACAGTTCCCCGAGGACTACAAGAAAGCGAGTCAAGAATTCTCCCGGCGGGTTATACGCGAATACCCGGATCAGATTCCCTTTATCATGCACTACATCACGCTCGGTTATCACTACTACATGTTCACCTTCGATCATGCGGTGCCGGGACTAAACAAGCTTTTGGCGGACGAAGACCTCATCGCACGGGAGTCCGAACTCGAACGCGAAGCGTCGGCGGCCTGACGTCCGCAATCCGTGTGGCGAGCAAGTACGGCAAGTACGGATAGAAATCCGGGATCGGAATTTCCCCGTATTCGGCTGGCGCTTCATTCAGGCTGCGCTAAATAGCCACCTTGCAGGGCGGAACGCCGC encodes:
- a CDS encoding B12-binding domain-containing radical SAM protein — its product is MTDKCKNILMVYPKFPPTYWGSQYYLPLIGKKAAMPPLGLITLAAMTPADYRIRLVDLNCESLQESDLAWADMVCLSAMLTQKSSLFETAARSRAAGKLVVFGGPYPTACSEECTPHCDVQVLNEGEITWREFLQDLERGTYKSVYTTPDKPDVTKTPVPRFDLLNLDYYAMNSVQFSRGCPYLCEFCDITVMFGRKPRTKTPPQMMKELEAIYDTGFRGVIFVVDDNFIGNKKEAKKLLAALAVWNAERGHPFFYGTEVTVNLADDAELLDLLVKANFIWVFMGIETPSADSLKETRKFQNLKGSLVEHVWRIQRAGLLTYGSFIVGFDSDTDDIFARQIAFITDASIANAMIGPLVALPGTPLFARMKQTGRLIEELTGDEERTLGSGYTNIVTRIPRKQLLEGHLRVIRTLYEPEAYFKRALEMFSRMSHPATAAGRLKRLFFLTASGVRNLVSKLVNGKISLRTIWSQYRQQRRIYKQFPEDYKKASQEFSRRVIREYPDQIPFIMHYITLGYHYYMFTFDHAVPGLNKLLADEDLIARESELEREASAA